The proteins below come from a single Acidimicrobiia bacterium genomic window:
- a CDS encoding amidohydrolase, protein MQLAQSDVPSDVSPELIAKIPPIIDLDAHLVEPPDIWTPRLPAKFREAGPHVEYHPGGDIVLQGAGY, encoded by the coding sequence GTGCAGCTGGCCCAATCCGACGTGCCGTCCGACGTGTCGCCCGAGTTGATCGCGAAGATCCCGCCGATCATCGACCTCGACGCCCATCTGGTCGAGCCGCCCGACATCTGGACTCCTCGCCTGCCGGCGAAGTTCCGTGAGGCCGGTCCCCACGTCGAGTACCACCCCGGTGGCGACATCGTCCTCCAGGGCGCGGGCTAC